One segment of Mycoplasmopsis glycophila DNA contains the following:
- the atpA gene encoding F0F1 ATP synthase subunit alpha produces MAIRLDDISAIIKDRIKNVGNTADRSEIGQVISIGDGIAVVSGLEKVKNSEIVEFQNGVYGLVLNLEEETVGVALFGDANSVSEGDTVKRTGSVISVEVGDELLGRVVDALGNPIDGKGAINAKKRSEIFKVASGVMSRKEVNQPLETGIIAIDSMIPIGKGQRELIIGDRQTGKTAIAIDTIINQKGKNVKCVYVAIGQKNSTVAQIVQKLLDADALKYTTVVVAGASELAPQQYIAPYTGVTIAEEWMSKGEDVLIVYDDLSKHAIAYRTLSLLLRRPPGREAYPGDVFYLHSQLLERAARLNQNYGGGSITALPIIETQQGDISAYIPTNVISITDGQIFTKESLFNSGQRPAVDIGFSVSRVGSAAQTKAMKKVVGSLKLELAQYNEMLAFAQFGSDLDDSTKNILNHGAKVYELLKQEQYFPISQPDQIILLVGIKERIVNPLPTEYIHEYRDAVLSWTKHEGQEIYAHIETTGLISEEDYHKIEVALVHIVKDIILTVPNYDERMYKSFPEKFRDL; encoded by the coding sequence ATGGCAATTCGTTTAGATGATATTTCTGCGATTATTAAAGATCGTATTAAAAATGTCGGAAATACAGCTGATAGAAGTGAAATCGGACAAGTAATTTCGATCGGTGATGGTATTGCTGTTGTTTCTGGTTTAGAAAAAGTTAAAAACTCTGAAATTGTTGAATTTCAAAACGGTGTTTATGGACTTGTTTTAAACTTGGAAGAAGAAACAGTTGGTGTTGCTTTATTTGGTGATGCTAATAGTGTTTCAGAAGGTGATACAGTCAAAAGAACAGGTTCTGTTATTTCTGTTGAAGTTGGAGATGAACTTTTAGGGAGAGTAGTTGATGCTCTTGGAAACCCAATTGATGGTAAAGGAGCAATTAACGCAAAAAAAAGAAGTGAAATTTTTAAAGTTGCTTCTGGTGTTATGTCAAGAAAAGAGGTTAATCAACCACTTGAAACAGGAATTATCGCAATTGATTCAATGATTCCAATTGGAAAAGGACAAAGAGAGCTTATTATTGGTGACCGTCAAACAGGAAAAACTGCTATTGCGATAGACACAATCATTAACCAAAAAGGTAAAAATGTTAAGTGTGTTTATGTTGCAATTGGACAAAAAAATTCAACTGTTGCTCAAATTGTTCAAAAACTTTTAGATGCAGATGCACTTAAATATACAACAGTAGTAGTTGCTGGTGCTAGTGAATTAGCTCCACAACAATATATTGCACCTTACACTGGTGTTACTATAGCTGAAGAGTGAATGTCAAAAGGAGAGGATGTTCTTATTGTTTATGATGATTTATCTAAACATGCGATCGCTTATAGAACATTATCACTTCTTTTACGTCGTCCACCTGGACGTGAAGCTTATCCTGGAGATGTTTTCTACTTACACTCGCAACTTTTAGAAAGAGCAGCTAGATTGAATCAAAACTATGGTGGTGGTTCAATTACTGCTTTACCAATTATCGAAACACAACAAGGTGATATTTCAGCTTATATCCCTACAAATGTTATTTCAATTACTGATGGTCAAATTTTCACCAAAGAAAGTCTCTTCAATTCAGGTCAAAGACCAGCTGTAGATATTGGGTTTAGTGTTTCACGTGTTGGTTCAGCTGCTCAAACTAAAGCTATGAAAAAAGTGGTTGGATCGCTTAAACTTGAATTAGCTCAATATAACGAAATGTTAGCCTTTGCGCAGTTCGGTTCTGACCTTGATGATTCAACAAAAAATATTTTAAATCATGGTGCAAAAGTATATGAACTTTTAAAACAAGAGCAATACTTCCCGATTTCTCAACCAGATCAAATTATTTTACTAGTTGGAATTAAAGAAAGAATTGTAAACCCATTACCAACAGAATATATTCACGAATATCGTGATGCTGTTCTTTCATGAACTAAACATGAAGGTCAAGAAATTTATGCTCACATCGAAACAACTGGTTTAATTTCAGAAGAAGATTATCATAAAATTGAAGTTGCTTTAGTGCACATTGTTAAAGATATTATTTTAACAGTTCCGAATTATGATGAAAGAATGTACAAGTCTTTTCCTGAAAAATTTAGAGACTTATAA
- a CDS encoding MAG3720 family protein has protein sequence MKHFLNFHLINSKKVKITLIKHELNKYYNGGLNFLVKLNSGKEQENAIHKIQNFLLVNKKEQENFDLQINVLFEDSIFKSLKTQNIVLNLKKADFHEESFRTSLLPNFFEIEFQKKIVQTIDRNYEFLHHPYMVTIKKDNVIKIYRDIPTNKEFDSILQHYFIYTFSKDEPVLKNINQFIELLNLKAKVNYLFKSQLLASYLTNTKKPILVVNIDKNYITLNVTRLGKVVDYQRLEVGTSSFIKAFLNSFNKLSKDEILSRLTYIHQTSEKDLADDLHLKQLKNGLDKLLSFLHYEINRRINEFNSKHNAKIITEIAFTGELAWLVNSLMDYFEIKSPQFNVSSIESKNDLFIQSEYNDKIINQLVYYGDKLMVDNDQVQTQTSEIEIGKASPKSFLHKLKEFLTLQKGE, from the coding sequence ATGAAACATTTTTTAAATTTTCATTTAATCAACTCTAAAAAAGTCAAAATCACACTTATTAAACATGAACTTAATAAATATTATAATGGCGGATTAAATTTTCTTGTAAAACTCAATTCCGGTAAAGAACAAGAAAATGCCATTCATAAAATTCAAAATTTTTTACTTGTAAATAAAAAAGAACAAGAAAATTTTGATTTACAAATTAATGTACTTTTCGAAGATTCAATTTTCAAATCTTTGAAAACACAAAATATTGTTTTAAATCTAAAAAAAGCTGATTTTCATGAAGAAAGTTTCAGGACATCACTTTTACCGAATTTCTTTGAAATTGAATTTCAAAAGAAAATAGTTCAAACAATTGACCGTAATTATGAATTTTTACACCATCCATATATGGTCACAATCAAAAAAGATAATGTTATAAAAATTTATCGTGACATTCCTACAAATAAAGAATTTGATAGTATTTTGCAACATTATTTTATATATACATTCTCAAAGGATGAACCAGTCCTTAAGAATATCAATCAATTCATAGAGTTATTAAACTTAAAAGCAAAAGTAAATTATTTATTTAAATCTCAGTTGCTTGCAAGTTATTTGACAAACACTAAAAAACCAATTTTAGTTGTTAATATTGACAAAAATTACATTACTCTTAATGTGACAAGACTTGGTAAAGTTGTTGATTACCAAAGACTTGAAGTGGGTACTTCGAGTTTTATCAAAGCTTTTCTAAATTCTTTCAATAAATTAAGTAAAGATGAAATTTTAAGTCGTTTAACTTATATACACCAAACAAGCGAAAAAGATTTAGCTGATGATTTACATCTTAAGCAACTCAAAAATGGATTGGATAAATTGCTATCTTTCTTACATTATGAAATTAATCGTAGAATTAATGAATTTAATTCGAAACATAATGCTAAAATTATTACTGAAATTGCCTTTACTGGTGAACTGGCTTGATTGGTAAATAGTTTAATGGATTATTTTGAAATCAAATCACCGCAATTCAATGTTAGTTCAATTGAAAGTAAGAATGATTTATTTATTCAATCTGAATACAATGACAAAATTATCAACCAATTAGTTTATTATGGCGATAAACTAATGGTTGATAATGATCAAGTCCAAACACAAACTAGTGAAATTGAAATTGGAAAAGCCAGTCCAAAATCATTTTTACATAAATTAAAGGAATTTTTAACATTACAAAAAGGAGAATAA
- the atpF gene encoding F0F1 ATP synthase subunit B translates to MLTNINLLLAENESTVSKIAEKFNQIFPSWPMMLATIISFVIVFTVLTKLVYKPVKKMIQERQNYIQENINQSVKQTEISLAKLDEANANLINSRKQADIIITKAKLRAEKVSDLYTLKAKAQSKRLLEETHLDIEAQKREFEENSKKYVVQVATELADKILKREISQETQSEIIDKFLNSDKEVDEI, encoded by the coding sequence ATGTTAACTAACATTAACTTATTACTAGCGGAAAATGAATCAACAGTAAGTAAAATTGCTGAAAAATTTAATCAAATTTTCCCATCATGACCAATGATGTTGGCCACAATTATTTCGTTTGTCATCGTCTTCACTGTGCTTACTAAACTTGTTTATAAACCAGTTAAAAAAATGATTCAAGAGAGACAAAATTATATTCAAGAAAATATTAATCAATCTGTTAAACAAACTGAAATTAGTTTAGCAAAATTAGATGAAGCAAATGCAAATTTAATTAATTCACGTAAACAAGCTGACATTATTATCACTAAGGCAAAATTAAGAGCAGAAAAAGTTTCTGATTTATATACATTAAAAGCAAAAGCTCAATCTAAACGTTTACTTGAAGAAACACATTTAGATATTGAAGCGCAAAAAAGAGAATTTGAAGAAAATTCGAAAAAATATGTTGTGCAAGTAGCAACAGAACTTGCTGACAAAATTTTAAAACGTGAAATTTCGCAAGAAACTCAATCAGAAATTATCGATAAATTTTTAAATTCAGATAAAGAAGTGGATGAAATTTAA
- a CDS encoding division/cell wall cluster transcriptional repressor MraZ, which translates to MYGQQVRNIDDKSRVVLPSNFRDLLGSKFYITMGFDGNAELRSEENFKKYVSMLEDKSYFDRKVRILTRTILGNAVEVALDNQNRMSLPKNIIEKLSITKEVVFVGAGSIIELWSKESFEEFENQFSPDDIANIAQEISKQ; encoded by the coding sequence ATGTATGGACAACAAGTTCGTAATATTGACGATAAGTCAAGAGTAGTTCTTCCTTCAAATTTTAGGGACTTATTAGGTTCGAAGTTTTATATTACGATGGGTTTTGACGGAAACGCAGAATTAAGATCGGAAGAAAACTTCAAAAAATACGTATCCATGCTAGAAGATAAGAGTTATTTCGATAGAAAGGTCAGAATTCTTACCCGGACTATTTTGGGTAACGCTGTCGAAGTTGCGCTGGATAATCAAAACAGAATGAGTTTACCGAAAAATATTATCGAAAAGCTATCCATTACAAAAGAAGTAGTTTTTGTAGGAGCAGGTTCAATTATTGAACTTTGATCTAAAGAAAGCTTTGAAGAATTCGAAAATCAGTTTAGCCCAGATGATATTGCAAATATAGCACAGGAGATTTCAAAACAATAA
- the ftsZ gene encoding cell division protein FtsZ codes for MDWIFNDEIVNKEKETEALVNKNTANISLKVIGVGGGGNNAVKMMLSDRFTNVDFIIANTDAQALATNECPHKIPLGKEGRGLGAGSDPSVGATAAKESSEKIQEALKGADVVVIAAGFGGGTGTGAAPVVAEIAKNNGALTIGIVTTPFLYEGNKRKKVAKEGIEQLKKYVDSYIILSNDKLADSFGDLPIEDTFKLSNVSLKNIILSIHDILYRIGTINIDYADVRKILSNAGLTVVGIGQATGKDRAVKAVDKAFEQNLYENNIKTASKILVNIQYDKNSSINEIRKAVNRVHELLGENQESDEYECIIGQEMVQTKDNSEIFKVSIIAGGADINSVATVYQTEGPADLVLDNDVITKEVLMNEEDLVADNDFVSSNQVRENTVVEEVFAEQPEVEEKPQVQPASIAYNYNTESETVVKSEPIREYAERKNEHISTIEISSIFDIKADDDKGYSRLYEIEPEDDDDDNETTPW; via the coding sequence ATGGACTGAATCTTTAACGATGAAATAGTTAATAAAGAAAAAGAAACAGAAGCACTTGTTAATAAAAATACTGCCAATATCTCATTAAAAGTTATAGGTGTAGGAGGTGGAGGTAACAACGCTGTTAAGATGATGCTTTCGGATCGTTTCACCAATGTTGATTTTATTATAGCTAATACAGACGCTCAAGCATTAGCAACCAACGAATGTCCTCATAAAATTCCTTTAGGTAAAGAAGGACGTGGTCTTGGAGCCGGAAGTGATCCTTCTGTTGGAGCAACAGCTGCAAAAGAAAGTTCTGAAAAAATCCAAGAAGCCCTTAAAGGCGCTGACGTGGTGGTTATTGCCGCAGGGTTTGGTGGAGGAACCGGAACTGGTGCAGCCCCTGTTGTTGCTGAAATTGCAAAAAACAACGGAGCTTTAACAATTGGGATTGTAACTACACCATTCTTATACGAAGGTAACAAGAGAAAAAAAGTTGCTAAAGAAGGAATTGAACAACTTAAAAAATATGTTGATTCATACATTATTCTTTCAAACGATAAATTAGCTGATAGCTTTGGTGATTTACCAATTGAAGACACATTTAAACTTTCAAACGTATCACTTAAAAATATTATCTTATCAATCCACGATATACTTTATCGTATTGGAACAATTAATATCGACTATGCTGATGTTAGAAAAATCTTATCTAATGCTGGACTTACTGTGGTAGGTATAGGACAAGCAACAGGTAAAGATCGTGCCGTGAAAGCTGTTGATAAAGCGTTTGAACAAAACCTATACGAAAACAATATCAAAACTGCAAGCAAGATTTTAGTTAACATTCAATATGACAAAAATTCATCAATTAACGAAATCAGAAAAGCAGTTAATAGAGTACATGAATTATTAGGTGAGAACCAAGAAAGTGATGAATACGAATGCATCATTGGACAAGAAATGGTTCAAACCAAAGACAATTCAGAAATCTTCAAAGTTTCTATTATCGCTGGTGGAGCAGATATTAATTCTGTTGCTACAGTTTACCAAACTGAAGGTCCAGCTGATTTAGTACTAGACAATGACGTTATTACTAAAGAGGTTCTTATGAATGAAGAAGATCTTGTAGCTGATAATGATTTTGTCAGTAGTAACCAAGTAAGAGAAAATACAGTCGTAGAAGAAGTATTTGCGGAACAACCGGAAGTTGAAGAAAAACCACAAGTACAACCTGCATCTATTGCTTATAACTACAATACAGAATCAGAAACAGTTGTCAAATCTGAACCAATCAGAGAATACGCTGAACGTAAAAACGAACACATTTCAACTATTGAAATCAGTTCTATTTTTGACATTAAAGCCGATGATGACAAAGGCTACTCACGTTTATATGAAATAGAACCCGAAGACGATGATGATGACAACGAAACTACTCCGTGATAA
- the rsmH gene encoding 16S rRNA (cytosine(1402)-N(4))-methyltransferase RsmH yields MEQSKLHYSVLLNETIDALDIKPDGIYVDLTLGMGGHSSAILKHLKNGKLYAFDKDDFALEKSDIRLRNIGSNYQLIKSDFKDIKSKLSELGIYQVDGIIADLGISSPQVDQADRGFSYNKDAFLDMRMDRSQELTAYKVVNEYSEQELSDILWKYADVKLNKRVAKAIVENRPIQNTMELVEIIKSVYPAALLSKKNPAKAVFQALRIEVNNELASLEIMMEDALALLKPKGVLAIITFHSIEDKIVKNFFKEKTSNLMPSKMPIMEIKRYIAKQIKPSKQELEENKRSRSAKLRVIQKVD; encoded by the coding sequence ATGGAACAATCAAAATTACATTATTCCGTATTATTAAATGAAACTATTGATGCTCTCGATATTAAACCTGATGGAATCTATGTTGATTTAACATTAGGTATGGGAGGACATTCTTCGGCAATTCTGAAACATCTTAAAAATGGTAAATTATATGCTTTTGACAAGGATGATTTTGCACTAGAAAAGTCAGACATTCGACTCAGAAATATAGGTTCTAATTATCAATTAATTAAAAGTGATTTCAAGGATATAAAATCGAAATTAAGTGAATTAGGAATTTACCAAGTTGACGGAATTATTGCTGATTTAGGAATTTCTTCACCTCAAGTAGATCAAGCAGATCGCGGTTTTAGTTATAATAAAGACGCTTTTTTAGACATGCGTATGGATCGCAGTCAAGAATTAACGGCTTATAAGGTTGTTAATGAATATAGTGAACAAGAATTGTCAGATATTTTATGAAAATATGCTGATGTAAAACTTAATAAAAGAGTTGCGAAAGCAATCGTGGAAAATCGTCCAATTCAAAACACTATGGAATTGGTTGAGATTATCAAATCTGTCTATCCCGCAGCTTTATTAAGTAAAAAAAACCCTGCTAAAGCTGTTTTTCAAGCCTTACGGATTGAGGTTAATAATGAACTCGCTTCACTTGAAATAATGATGGAAGATGCTCTGGCTTTATTAAAGCCAAAAGGAGTTCTTGCAATCATAACTTTCCATTCAATCGAAGATAAAATTGTTAAAAATTTTTTCAAAGAAAAAACGAGCAATTTAATGCCAAGTAAAATGCCAATAATGGAAATTAAGCGATATATCGCTAAACAAATCAAACCTTCTAAACAGGAACTAGAAGAAAATAAGCGCTCTCGAAGTGCTAAATTAAGGGTGATTCAAAAAGTTGATTAG
- the atpE gene encoding ATP synthase F0 subunit C: MIESVTKLLAETTNTATAATTEAATSGSGLKAGLVAVGAGLAAIGVIGTGVGQGYAAGKACEAVGRNPEAEGKIRTMLIIGAGIAETAAIYAFVVALIVKFVG; this comes from the coding sequence ATGATTGAAAGTGTAACAAAATTATTAGCAGAAACAACAAATACTGCAACAGCAGCTACTACTGAAGCAGCAACTAGCGGAAGCGGATTAAAAGCAGGTTTAGTAGCAGTTGGTGCTGGTTTAGCAGCAATTGGTGTTATCGGAACTGGAGTTGGACAAGGTTATGCAGCTGGTAAAGCTTGTGAAGCTGTTGGAAGAAACCCAGAAGCCGAAGGAAAAATTCGTACAATGTTAATTATCGGAGCAGGTATTGCTGAAACTGCAGCTATTTATGCTTTTGTTGTTGCTTTAATTGTTAAATTCGTTGGATAA
- the atpG gene encoding ATP synthase F1 subunit gamma, whose amino-acid sequence MANLNSLKNRISVVSNTSKITNAMQLVSTAKLRRIKKEFESIDSYLNLLNDTFDSLIEHVQPEDFYSIFPKNENVKSKIYIVITSDLGLCGSYNTNVINLLKKNITSEDKVIVLGTKGYSILHSTALKDQIIDHYLNYGEKVDYSIANKITKETLDLYAKGQVGEINLIYTKFVNNINQEAILKKLFPLDIEHKTKTISQNIEFEPNAEVVLKNSIPLYIGSLIYCLGSSSKISEMASRRNAMENATNNANELISNLHLQFNRERQRVITQEINEIVAGADAT is encoded by the coding sequence ATGGCTAATTTAAACAGTTTAAAAAATAGAATTTCAGTTGTTTCTAACACTTCAAAGATCACAAATGCTATGCAACTTGTGTCGACGGCAAAATTAAGAAGAATTAAAAAAGAATTCGAAAGCATTGATTCATACTTAAATTTATTAAATGATACTTTTGATAGCTTAATCGAGCACGTTCAACCTGAAGATTTTTATTCTATTTTTCCTAAAAATGAAAATGTAAAATCAAAAATCTATATCGTTATAACAAGTGATTTAGGACTATGTGGTTCTTACAACACAAATGTAATTAATTTACTCAAAAAAAATATCACCTCAGAAGATAAGGTGATTGTATTAGGAACAAAAGGATATAGTATTTTACATTCTACTGCTCTTAAAGATCAAATTATTGATCATTATTTAAATTACGGCGAAAAAGTTGACTATTCAATTGCTAATAAAATTACAAAAGAAACTTTGGATTTATATGCAAAAGGACAAGTTGGTGAAATTAATTTAATTTATACTAAATTTGTTAACAATATTAATCAAGAAGCAATTCTTAAAAAACTTTTTCCACTTGATATTGAGCATAAAACAAAAACAATTTCACAAAATATTGAATTTGAGCCAAATGCAGAAGTTGTTCTCAAAAACTCAATTCCTTTATATATTGGAAGTTTAATTTACTGCTTGGGAAGTAGTTCAAAAATTTCAGAAATGGCATCGCGTAGAAACGCCATGGAAAATGCTACTAATAATGCAAATGAACTTATTTCAAACTTACATTTACAATTTAACCGTGAGCGTCAAAGAGTTATTACACAAGAAATTAATGAAATTGTAGCAGGAGCTGATGCTACATAG
- a CDS encoding PTS glucose transporter subunit IIA — MKLVDKFEVLAKEYNEKNQIPNEVKEVVEALGGVNNILSFNNSVSELRYDLKDLSLVNEAALKDMGATKIVMFDRERHVQICFGVGTEIINQLIKKYLSKLKEESTSETQEAKKEDCKCSDKEEQVVSSLEVIAPVSGKVISLEELNDGVFSAGLVGKGFAIEMDLAAGKVEVLAPFSGKIAMMPATKNQILLSASNGAEVVLLLGQDSHKLDGIGFDAHYGLNSFVEQGKSLVTLDLNRFKSENIDNKFVFVLTQDSKFQTIEELVKEAKSGQKLFQLVK, encoded by the coding sequence ATGAAATTAGTTGATAAATTTGAAGTTCTTGCAAAAGAATATAATGAAAAAAATCAAATTCCAAACGAAGTAAAAGAAGTTGTCGAAGCATTAGGTGGTGTAAATAACATTTTATCATTCAATAACAGCGTTTCTGAATTAAGATACGACCTTAAAGACTTATCATTAGTTAATGAAGCAGCATTAAAAGACATGGGTGCTACAAAAATTGTTATGTTTGATCGTGAAAGACACGTTCAAATTTGCTTTGGTGTTGGAACCGAAATAATCAATCAACTTATTAAAAAATATTTATCAAAATTAAAAGAAGAATCTACATCAGAAACACAAGAAGCTAAAAAAGAAGATTGCAAATGTTCAGATAAAGAAGAACAAGTTGTTAGCTCGTTAGAAGTTATCGCTCCTGTTTCTGGAAAAGTAATTTCATTAGAAGAACTTAATGATGGTGTATTTTCTGCTGGACTTGTTGGAAAAGGATTCGCAATTGAAATGGATCTTGCAGCAGGAAAAGTTGAAGTTTTAGCTCCATTTTCAGGAAAAATCGCAATGATGCCTGCGACAAAAAACCAAATTTTATTATCAGCTTCAAATGGTGCTGAAGTTGTGCTTTTATTAGGGCAAGATAGTCACAAATTAGATGGAATTGGTTTTGATGCTCATTATGGTTTAAACTCATTTGTTGAACAAGGAAAATCTTTAGTAACATTAGATTTAAATAGATTCAAATCAGAAAATATTGATAATAAATTTGTTTTTGTTCTTACACAAGATTCAAAATTCCAAACAATTGAAGAACTTGTTAAAGAAGCAAAATCAGGGCAAAAATTATTTCAATTAGTAAAATAA
- a CDS encoding F0F1 ATP synthase subunit A, whose protein sequence is MLEKLKEWAQPQLLSLVVTVLVILILSFLIYFKVKKVKHNKAPTGIAFIAEAYVGVIDKQFHDVVGDKRLQKAKTYIFALATFLLVGNAVAFIGLEPIVTSYSVPFTLALASWLGILASGMIYRKWKYLKAFMLPTDVIGKISPLISLSFRIYGNIIGGSCILFLIYAIFGSIGNADAIAGKGFGPVTFIASPLTAAFHFYFDVFGSTLQAYIFTLLTSVYWLIESEQDEKPKAEKRRRILVFKKTFTKKQSATIY, encoded by the coding sequence ATGCTAGAAAAACTTAAAGAATGAGCTCAACCGCAACTCCTTTCTTTAGTTGTAACTGTTTTAGTTATTTTGATATTATCTTTCTTAATCTATTTTAAAGTTAAGAAAGTTAAACATAATAAAGCTCCAACAGGAATTGCTTTTATTGCAGAAGCTTATGTTGGTGTAATTGATAAACAGTTTCATGACGTTGTGGGAGACAAAAGGCTGCAAAAGGCAAAAACTTATATTTTTGCACTAGCAACTTTTCTACTTGTTGGAAATGCAGTAGCATTTATTGGTTTAGAACCAATTGTTACTTCATATAGCGTTCCATTCACTCTTGCTCTAGCAAGTTGGCTTGGTATTTTAGCAAGCGGTATGATTTACCGTAAGTGAAAATATCTTAAAGCTTTTATGTTACCAACAGATGTTATTGGTAAAATTTCACCTTTAATTTCTTTAAGTTTCCGTATTTACGGAAATATTATAGGTGGTTCATGTATTCTTTTCTTAATCTATGCGATTTTTGGTTCGATCGGTAATGCTGATGCTATCGCAGGTAAAGGTTTTGGACCTGTGACTTTTATAGCATCTCCTTTAACAGCAGCATTCCACTTTTATTTTGATGTTTTTGGTTCAACATTGCAAGCTTATATTTTTACCCTTTTAACATCAGTTTATTGATTAATTGAATCTGAACAAGATGAAAAACCAAAAGCAGAAAAGAGAAGAAGAATTTTAGTATTTAAAAAAACTTTCACAAAAAAACAAAGTGCAACAATCTATTAG
- the atpH gene encoding ATP synthase F1 subunit delta, whose product MYAKRNIAAYSVAIFDLVKEEHELSKIQPEFENLLEIIKLNPELVTYLGNDLISEKERLKTIELVFKDFHWIILNTLKVIVQRRMSPYLKKIIIEYLKLSNKELKIRFVRVVSAFPLDDNQLEEIKNKLQKVTRRTIKLKHSIDPNLISGIRIESRTEILEMNIKHDLEKIKLDILKTDLQKGK is encoded by the coding sequence ATGTATGCTAAAAGAAATATAGCAGCTTATTCAGTTGCGATTTTTGACTTAGTTAAAGAAGAACACGAATTATCTAAAATTCAACCTGAATTTGAGAATTTATTAGAAATAATTAAATTAAACCCAGAGTTAGTTACTTATTTAGGGAATGACTTAATTTCTGAAAAAGAAAGATTAAAAACAATTGAACTTGTATTTAAAGATTTTCATTGGATTATTTTAAATACATTAAAAGTTATAGTTCAAAGAAGAATGAGTCCATATTTGAAAAAAATTATCATCGAATATCTTAAACTTTCAAATAAAGAACTCAAAATCCGCTTTGTTCGTGTAGTGTCAGCTTTTCCGTTGGATGATAACCAACTTGAAGAAATTAAGAATAAGCTACAAAAAGTTACAAGAAGAACAATAAAATTAAAACATTCCATTGATCCTAACTTAATTAGTGGAATTAGAATTGAATCTCGTACAGAAATTTTAGAAATGAATATTAAACATGATCTTGAAAAGATTAAGTTAGATATTTTAAAAACAGATTTACAGAAAGGAAAATAG
- a CDS encoding potassium channel family protein, with the protein MKVKYKNDIAVIGTGRFGSAVIDQLIKLGKNILIVDKSEEEAKVYSDEVQRVVIADAADMRALKGIRIDQMETVVVAVSDNIEIVAALLELNVKNIIARAKSERHARVLKQIGVSVIIRPEHEAGTRAALIAANNDFINYSENLFEFESNFVIGTTTLKNHELIDKPIRDLKLPERGINIVLIKRDGTPHMATASGQLKFNDSLTIIGNVSDVQAALKWFNEENEQEQ; encoded by the coding sequence ATGAAAGTTAAATATAAAAATGATATCGCAGTTATAGGAACAGGAAGATTTGGTTCTGCTGTAATTGATCAACTTATTAAATTAGGTAAAAATATTTTAATAGTAGACAAAAGCGAAGAAGAAGCAAAAGTTTATTCTGATGAAGTTCAAAGAGTTGTTATTGCAGATGCTGCTGATATGAGAGCACTTAAAGGAATTAGAATTGATCAAATGGAAACAGTTGTTGTAGCTGTATCTGACAACATCGAAATTGTAGCTGCACTTTTAGAACTTAATGTTAAAAACATTATTGCTCGCGCAAAAAGCGAAAGACATGCTAGAGTTTTAAAACAAATTGGTGTTAGTGTAATTATTCGGCCAGAACATGAAGCAGGAACTAGAGCTGCCTTGATAGCTGCAAACAATGATTTTATTAATTATTCTGAAAATCTTTTTGAATTTGAATCTAATTTTGTTATTGGAACCACAACTTTAAAAAATCACGAACTAATTGATAAACCAATTCGTGATCTTAAATTACCAGAAAGAGGAATCAACATTGTTTTAATTAAACGTGATGGAACCCCTCATATGGCGACAGCTTCAGGACAACTTAAATTTAATGATAGTTTAACAATAATAGGAAATGTTTCGGATGTTCAAGCTGCTTTAAAATGATTTAATGAAGAAAACGAACAAGAACAGTAA